A genome region from Camelina sativa cultivar DH55 chromosome 10, Cs, whole genome shotgun sequence includes the following:
- the LOC104719141 gene encoding uncharacterized protein LOC104719141, which produces MSSSLAPFPSLNPSPLAPRFLQTLTQFPNSPFLSPCSVLRLKNASLLNLRTRFTPLQPQRVRSKTLVLSAQSSFLKVLRTAWNIGKDGIEAGTNLVPVSVPRPVARISVTIAALAVSLFVVKSFLSTAFFVLGTMGFAYFLFIALNKDEAPKLRGEDKSSGSKPLDDPLEEAKRIMDKYK; this is translated from the exons ATGTCTTCTTCTCTAGCTCCGTTTCCTTCTTTGAATCCTTCTCCTCTCGCTCCAAGATTCTTACAAACCCTAACCCAATTCCCAAATTCTCCGTTTCTCTCTCCATGCTCTGTTTTGAGGTTAAAAAACGCATCTTTACTGAATTTGAGAACTCGATTTACTCCTCTTCAACCCCAACGAGTTCGGTCCAAAACCCTTGTTTTGTCTGCTCAGTCCAGTTTCTTGAAAG TTCTTAGAACCGCATGGAATATTGGGAAAGATGGAATTGAAGCTGGAACTAATCTTGTACCT GTCTCTGTGCCTAGACCAGTTGCTAGAATCTCGGTGACGATTGCAGCATTAGCGGTTTCGTTGTTTGTTGTCAAGTCGTTTCTATCAACCGCTTTCTTTGTATTG GGTACAATGGGATTTGCATATTTCTTATTCATAGCCTTAAACAAAGATGAAGCTCCTAAACTCAGAGGAGAAGATAAAAGCTCTGGTTCCAAACCATTGGATGATCCacttgaagaagcaaagagaatcATGGACAAGTACAAGTGA